In one window of Candidatus Kinetoplastibacterium blastocrithidii (ex Strigomonas culicis) DNA:
- a CDS encoding acyl-CoA thioesterase: protein MPILTKHDKEVKEKELVLRIMPMPSDSNINGHIFGGWIMSQIDIAGSILAAKIAAGKVATIAVNSIQFKDPILVGDLISLYASIVRTGNTSITVSIDVYSQKRPFQNDSVKAVEAKLTYVAIDKQGNSRPLTSL from the coding sequence ATGCCAATACTTACAAAACATGATAAAGAAGTTAAAGAAAAGGAACTAGTACTAAGAATAATGCCGATGCCATCAGACTCAAATATTAACGGACATATATTTGGTGGATGGATAATGTCACAAATTGATATAGCTGGCTCGATACTAGCAGCTAAAATAGCTGCTGGGAAAGTGGCTACTATTGCAGTTAACTCTATCCAATTCAAAGATCCTATATTGGTAGGTGATCTAATAAGCTTGTATGCATCAATAGTAAGAACTGGAAATACATCGATAACAGTATCTATAGATGTTTATTCTCAAAAAAGACCTTTCCAAAATGACTCCGTAAAAGCTGTTGAAGCCAAATTGACCTATGTTGCAATAGACAAACAAGGAAATAGTCGCCCTCTTACATCTCTATAA
- a CDS encoding LPS-assembly protein LptD — protein sequence MRFFTSLASIVLCLLTFFSSAHSSDILSKDSQQTSQLYIDEIDRLQTSSTISKFDLPSEDLPLFLISDQINNNDDGSFSFIGNAQFRRMDSVIKGNHIKFYRDNGNIYVDGDVYIRLGNSVLIGSNAFLNLDNVNGYVKDVKFWPGYKEVYGEAERADIISQSTIKLVNVIYSGSEIYDESWHTKSSSVILDFDRNIGKLINSRLYLCNIPILYIPYMSFPIKDEPKSGFLMPAYSLSYGNGYDVVLPYYVNISSYCDATIYSRFLSQRGLILSSDFRYVNDSCYGIINGSYMHKDKITNCDRWHYKFRNCFYIRDNLLLDFDISRASDNYYFRDLFYRYTDVDEKKYLPKIGKLSWTGKYFDGHITLSAYQVLADDIETSFYYHRLPEIHIRYRDCFWSKLGLDLDFNMVKFVRSRYHRNLLYDGGDRLSFYPSINYKMVSDYFYMTPKLGIHLSEYHIKNNNSTYYKSRFTPICSLDGSVSRSDSVDIFKKSFKQTLESKFFYLYIPYSNQEDLPCYDTNLVDFNYQSLFDENAYSGGWDRIADANHITLLLRAKYNDVNSEFERVSISAANRIYLDNRKVCMPGETLCNNNSSILLLSVKASTESDKVFEMSFDYDFYKKNLCKYSTSIKWNPQGLTSIYIAYKYQNDIQDLLNTISISFQWPLSEKLYGVGRLDFLHSCNIEGNKKISIPKFLMGFEYKRDKSWTNRLVFHRYSSFNGNINNALLFQLELRGLGSIGTDMANLLENNIQSYRQLDDVNFSNSIFDTYE from the coding sequence GTGCGTTTTTTTACAAGTCTAGCTTCTATTGTTTTGTGTTTGCTAACTTTTTTTAGTTCAGCTCATTCATCCGATATTTTATCAAAAGATTCGCAACAAACTAGTCAATTATATATTGATGAGATCGATAGATTACAAACTTCCTCGACCATTAGCAAATTTGATTTGCCATCTGAAGACTTGCCATTATTTTTAATTTCCGATCAGATTAATAATAATGATGATGGCTCATTTAGTTTTATTGGTAATGCTCAATTTCGTAGAATGGATTCTGTTATAAAGGGAAATCATATTAAATTTTATCGTGACAACGGTAATATATACGTTGATGGTGATGTCTACATTAGATTGGGTAATAGCGTATTGATTGGATCAAATGCATTTTTAAATTTAGATAATGTTAATGGGTACGTAAAGGATGTTAAATTTTGGCCAGGTTATAAAGAAGTTTATGGTGAGGCAGAAAGAGCTGACATAATTAGCCAATCAACTATTAAATTAGTTAATGTTATCTATTCAGGATCTGAAATCTACGATGAATCATGGCATACAAAGTCTAGTTCTGTAATACTAGATTTTGACAGAAATATAGGAAAACTTATTAATAGTCGTCTGTACTTATGTAATATACCAATTCTGTATATTCCATATATGAGCTTTCCTATAAAAGATGAGCCTAAATCTGGATTTTTAATGCCAGCTTATAGCCTGTCATATGGAAATGGTTATGATGTAGTTCTTCCATATTACGTGAATATTTCTAGTTATTGTGATGCTACAATCTATAGTAGGTTTTTAAGTCAAAGAGGACTAATACTTTCCAGTGATTTCAGATATGTTAATGATAGTTGCTACGGCATAATTAATGGTAGTTATATGCATAAAGACAAAATAACTAATTGTGATCGTTGGCACTATAAGTTTAGAAATTGCTTTTATATAAGAGATAACCTATTGCTAGATTTTGATATTTCAAGAGCATCGGATAACTATTATTTTAGGGACTTATTTTATAGGTATACAGACGTTGATGAGAAGAAGTATTTGCCTAAAATTGGTAAATTGAGTTGGACAGGAAAATATTTTGATGGACATATAACGTTATCTGCCTACCAAGTATTAGCAGATGATATAGAAACTAGTTTCTATTACCATAGGCTTCCTGAGATTCATATTAGATATCGCGATTGCTTTTGGAGTAAACTAGGTCTTGATTTAGATTTTAATATGGTAAAGTTTGTAAGATCTCGTTATCATAGGAATTTATTGTATGATGGTGGAGATCGTCTAAGTTTTTATCCAAGCATCAATTATAAGATGGTGAGTGATTATTTTTATATGACGCCAAAGCTTGGAATTCATCTGTCAGAATATCACATAAAAAATAATAATAGTACCTATTACAAGTCAAGATTTACTCCAATATGTTCTTTAGACGGTAGTGTCTCTCGCAGCGATAGTGTTGATATATTTAAAAAATCTTTTAAACAGACTTTAGAGTCAAAGTTTTTCTATTTGTATATTCCTTACTCTAATCAGGAAGATTTGCCTTGTTATGATACAAATTTAGTTGATTTTAATTATCAAAGTCTTTTTGATGAGAATGCTTATTCAGGTGGATGGGACAGGATTGCTGATGCTAATCATATAACACTTCTTTTGAGAGCTAAATATAACGATGTTAATTCGGAGTTTGAGAGAGTATCTATTTCTGCTGCAAATAGAATATACTTAGACAACAGGAAAGTATGTATGCCTGGTGAAACATTATGTAATAATAACAGCTCTATTTTATTGCTATCTGTTAAAGCTTCTACGGAGAGTGATAAGGTGTTTGAGATGTCTTTTGATTACGATTTTTATAAGAAAAATCTATGTAAATATTCTACAAGTATTAAATGGAATCCTCAAGGGTTAACAAGCATTTATATAGCATATAAATATCAAAATGATATACAAGATCTATTGAATACAATCAGTATATCTTTTCAGTGGCCATTATCAGAAAAATTGTATGGAGTAGGTAGATTGGATTTTTTGCATAGTTGCAATATAGAAGGCAATAAAAAAATTAGCATTCCAAAATTTCTTATGGGTTTTGAATATAAGAGAGATAAGTCATGGACTAATAGATTAGTCTTTCACCGTTATAGCTCATTTAATGGGAATATTAATAATGCGCTATTATTTCAGTTAGAGCTTAGAGGTTTAGGTTCTATAGGTACAGATATGGCAAATTTGTTAGAAAATAATATACAGAGTTATCGTCAGTTAGATGATGTTAATTTTTCAAATTCAATTTTTGATACTTATGAATGA
- the pth gene encoding aminoacyl-tRNA hydrolase, with amino-acid sequence MINSKVFLLVGLGNPGERYIGTRHNIGFHTIDYVAEVFQVGFRYKDSFSGAIAQVKTSSCDLFLLKPTTYMNNSGISVASVLNFYKLAPEQLIVIHDELDILPGDIRLKQGGGFAGHNGLRSIQHSITTSSFWRIRVGIGHPRLLNSRQNVSDFVLNKPTCDEFCSISSAIERFRSSIDSLVKGDFEFLQKSLKI; translated from the coding sequence ATGATTAATAGCAAGGTGTTTTTGCTAGTTGGTTTGGGTAATCCTGGAGAAAGGTATATTGGCACTCGTCACAACATCGGATTTCACACTATTGATTATGTAGCAGAAGTTTTTCAAGTTGGTTTTAGATATAAGGATTCTTTCTCCGGGGCAATAGCCCAAGTAAAAACATCATCTTGTGATTTGTTCCTATTAAAGCCTACTACTTATATGAATAACTCTGGAATTTCAGTGGCATCTGTACTAAATTTTTATAAATTAGCGCCAGAACAACTAATAGTTATTCACGATGAACTAGATATTTTACCTGGTGATATTCGTCTTAAACAAGGTGGAGGGTTTGCTGGACATAATGGGTTGAGGTCTATACAGCATTCAATAACAACCAGTAGTTTTTGGAGAATACGCGTTGGTATTGGTCATCCTAGATTATTGAATTCAAGACAAAATGTTTCTGATTTTGTGCTTAATAAGCCAACTTGTGACGAATTTTGTTCTATTAGCTCTGCTATAGAACGGTTTAGAAGTTCAATTGATAGCCTGGTAAAAGGTGATTTTGAGTTTTTGCAAAAATCTTTAAAAATATAG
- the ychF gene encoding redox-regulated ATPase YchF, with product MALQCGIVGLPNVGKSTLFNALTRAGIAAENYPFCTIEPNVGIVEVPDVRLINLASIAKPEKIIHATAEFVDIAGLVSGASKGEGLGNQFLSHIRETDAILNVVRCFDDSNIINCNGKIDPVNEVEVIETELILADLTTIERILSKNQKKSSNISIDLLNRCLNHLNENKSLRDLDLSIDDSSLLKNYSFLSIKPIMYIGNVSEDGFINNPLLEKLKNFSLKRNIPMVTICASVEQDIADMFDEDRKIFLEDMGLKEPGLDRLIRAAFSLLGLQTYFTVGVKEVRAWTIPVGSTASKAAGVIHTDFEKGFIRAQTISYEDFIKYAGESRAREAGKVRSEGKDYIVKDGDIMNFLFNV from the coding sequence ATGGCCTTGCAATGCGGTATTGTCGGTTTGCCAAATGTCGGTAAATCTACTTTGTTTAATGCTTTAACGAGAGCAGGAATAGCTGCTGAAAATTATCCTTTTTGTACAATTGAACCAAATGTTGGCATTGTTGAAGTGCCAGATGTCCGTTTGATTAATTTGGCCAGTATAGCAAAACCAGAAAAAATAATACATGCAACTGCAGAATTTGTTGATATAGCTGGATTAGTGTCAGGTGCTAGTAAGGGCGAGGGTCTTGGAAATCAATTTTTGTCTCATATTAGAGAGACTGATGCTATATTAAATGTAGTTCGTTGTTTTGATGATTCAAATATTATTAATTGTAACGGAAAAATTGATCCAGTAAATGAAGTAGAGGTAATAGAAACAGAATTAATTCTTGCTGATTTAACTACTATAGAAAGAATTTTATCTAAGAATCAAAAAAAATCTTCTAATATATCAATAGATCTTTTGAATAGATGCTTGAATCATTTGAATGAGAATAAATCACTTAGAGATTTAGATTTATCAATCGATGATTCTTCGTTGCTAAAAAATTATTCTTTTCTGAGTATTAAGCCTATTATGTATATAGGAAATGTTAGTGAAGATGGTTTTATTAATAATCCGTTACTAGAAAAACTAAAAAACTTCTCTTTAAAACGTAATATTCCTATGGTTACGATATGCGCATCAGTAGAGCAAGATATAGCTGATATGTTTGATGAAGATCGAAAGATTTTTTTAGAGGATATGGGTCTTAAAGAACCAGGACTGGATAGATTAATCAGAGCTGCTTTTTCTCTACTTGGTCTTCAAACTTATTTTACAGTTGGGGTCAAAGAGGTTCGTGCATGGACTATACCGGTAGGTTCTACTGCTAGCAAAGCAGCTGGCGTTATACATACTGATTTCGAGAAAGGATTTATAAGAGCGCAAACCATCTCTTACGAGGATTTTATAAAATATGCTGGAGAATCAAGAGCCAGAGAGGCCGGTAAAGTTCGGTCTGAGGGCAAGGATTATATTGTAAAAGATGGAGATATAATGAATTTTCTATTTAATGTTTAG
- a CDS encoding peptidylprolyl isomerase translates to MISPFIAFADELIYEDKIIAIVNKDIIKLSDLVKVENCFINNLLKSSVHIPDKFVLRAQLLNQMIDCELIRQESNKIGIFVDDNKLNTVISDMASDCKLSLDLFRSKIEKDDSIPWDVYLYNIRNAIYFNTIKQHLVEEKMKITDLDVENFLSDLNKGNKCHESFLQNRKSYKNLYSLSQVLLKPPQNFSGEMIDDSCEILKEIQAKLRAGEKFDDLRDKLYNNPYLSFTDFLGTKPLNCWPEVFINAIENLSVGEVSEIFRSPSGFHIIKVLDIIHCNNEDDDVLSKKFHEILIRKKGDSVIQREIQHILIKPHQIINEEEIINNLEKIRLDMLSGNISFEDMARKYSEDITASQGGSMGWVAPGHLVRELDNVINKLDPGQISGVIKSQYGYHLVKVNDIRSKDIFDENKRIRAKEYLIELNSQYIFDNWLNNLKKCSFIENRLMD, encoded by the coding sequence ATGATATCTCCGTTTATAGCCTTTGCAGATGAATTGATATATGAGGATAAAATAATAGCTATAGTAAATAAAGATATAATAAAACTAAGCGATTTAGTTAAAGTTGAGAATTGTTTTATTAATAACTTATTAAAAAGTAGCGTCCATATACCAGATAAGTTTGTCTTACGAGCGCAATTGCTAAATCAAATGATTGATTGTGAATTGATACGACAGGAATCTAATAAGATAGGAATTTTTGTTGATGATAATAAATTAAATACCGTTATATCAGATATGGCCTCTGATTGTAAATTGTCTCTGGATTTATTTAGGTCAAAAATTGAAAAAGATGATTCTATACCATGGGATGTATATTTATATAATATTAGAAATGCAATCTATTTTAATACTATAAAACAGCATCTTGTTGAAGAAAAGATGAAAATTACAGATCTGGACGTAGAAAATTTCTTATCTGATTTGAATAAAGGAAATAAATGCCATGAAAGTTTCCTGCAAAACAGAAAAAGCTATAAGAATTTATATTCTTTATCACAGGTTTTATTAAAGCCACCACAAAATTTCTCAGGTGAGATGATTGATGACTCATGTGAGATATTGAAAGAGATTCAGGCCAAATTAAGAGCTGGAGAAAAATTTGATGATTTGCGTGATAAGTTGTATAACAATCCTTATTTATCATTTACAGATTTTTTGGGAACTAAGCCTTTAAATTGTTGGCCTGAAGTGTTTATTAATGCTATAGAGAATTTATCTGTAGGAGAGGTCAGTGAGATATTTAGAAGCCCTAGTGGTTTTCATATTATAAAAGTACTAGATATAATCCACTGTAATAATGAAGATGATGATGTGTTATCTAAGAAGTTTCATGAAATATTAATTAGGAAAAAAGGTGATTCAGTAATTCAAAGAGAAATACAGCATATCTTGATTAAACCTCATCAAATTATTAATGAAGAGGAGATCATTAATAATTTGGAGAAGATTCGATTAGATATGCTCTCCGGCAATATAAGTTTTGAAGATATGGCACGTAAGTATTCTGAAGATATAACAGCTTCTCAAGGTGGTAGCATGGGATGGGTGGCCCCAGGACATCTTGTTAGAGAGCTAGATAATGTTATTAATAAATTAGATCCAGGTCAGATTAGTGGGGTTATTAAGTCACAATACGGTTATCATTTGGTAAAAGTTAATGATATCAGGAGTAAAGATATATTTGATGAAAATAAGCGTATCAGGGCAAAAGAATATCTTATTGAATTGAATTCACAATATATTTTCGATAATTGGCTAAATAATTTAAAGAAGTGCTCTTTTATAGAGAATAGATTAATGGATTAA
- the coaD gene encoding pantetheine-phosphate adenylyltransferase — protein MITAIYPGTFDPLTLGHENIILRASKLFDKIIVGIAHSKKKYPFFKIEERVNIASIILKKYSNVEVESFDGLLKDFVHKKNAKLILRGLRTTSDFEYEFQMAGMNRQLMPDIETFFMITSPEYQYISGSIVREIAKLGGDISKFVCPYVENCFQTRKIK, from the coding sequence ATGATTACTGCAATATATCCTGGAACCTTCGATCCTTTAACACTAGGCCATGAGAATATAATTCTTAGAGCCTCTAAATTGTTTGATAAAATAATAGTAGGCATAGCCCATAGCAAAAAAAAGTATCCTTTTTTTAAAATAGAGGAACGAGTAAATATTGCTAGTATTATTTTGAAAAAATACTCAAATGTTGAGGTTGAAAGTTTTGATGGATTATTAAAAGACTTTGTACACAAAAAAAATGCAAAATTAATCTTAAGAGGGTTAAGAACTACTTCAGACTTTGAATACGAATTTCAAATGGCTGGCATGAACCGTCAATTAATGCCTGATATAGAAACATTTTTTATGATCACCTCTCCTGAATATCAATATATTTCCGGAAGCATAGTAAGAGAAATAGCCAAACTTGGTGGAGATATCAGCAAATTCGTTTGTCCTTACGTTGAGAATTGTTTTCAGACACGGAAAATCAAATAA
- the groL gene encoding chaperonin GroEL (60 kDa chaperone family; promotes refolding of misfolded polypeptides especially under stressful conditions; forms two stacked rings of heptamers to form a barrel-shaped 14mer; ends can be capped by GroES; misfolded proteins enter the barrel where they are refolded when GroES binds), whose amino-acid sequence MAAKQVLFGDDARVRIVRGVNTLANAVKTTLGPKGRNVVIERSFGAPIVTKDGVSVAKEIELKDKFENIGAQLVKDVASKTSDSAGDGTTTATVLAQSIVQEGLKYVASGYNPIDLKRGIDKAVIAAVEELKKQSKQITTSKEIAQVGSISANSDASIGEIIAKAMDKVGKEGVITVEDGKSLENELDVVEGMQFDRGYLSPYFINNADKQVAALENPYVLIYDKKISNIRDLLPILEHVAKSSRPLLIIAEDVEGEALATLVVNNIRGILKTTAVKAPGFGDRRKAMLEDIAILTGGVVISEETGMTLEKASLDDLGQAKRIEIGKENTIIIDGAGDSKSIENRVKQIRVQIEESTSDYDREKLQERVAKLAGGVAVIRVGAATEVEMKEKKARVDDALHATRAAVEEGVVAGGGVALLRAKQAIANLKGDTPDQNAGIKLILRAVEEPLRTIVNNAGEEASVVVNNVLNGKGNYGYNAATGEYTDLVAQGVLDPTKVTRTALQNAASVASLLLTAEAAVAELVEDKPVAAPSMPGGMGGMGGMGGMGGMDF is encoded by the coding sequence ATGGCTGCCAAACAAGTTTTATTTGGAGATGACGCACGTGTTCGCATAGTGCGTGGTGTGAACACACTGGCTAATGCTGTAAAAACAACCCTAGGACCAAAGGGTAGAAACGTAGTTATTGAAAGGTCTTTTGGTGCTCCCATTGTTACAAAAGATGGAGTATCAGTTGCAAAAGAAATAGAGTTAAAAGATAAGTTTGAAAATATTGGAGCGCAATTAGTTAAAGATGTAGCCTCTAAAACATCTGATAGCGCTGGTGATGGCACAACAACAGCAACAGTACTAGCTCAATCAATAGTACAAGAAGGATTAAAGTATGTTGCTTCTGGATATAATCCTATAGACTTAAAAAGAGGCATAGATAAAGCGGTTATAGCAGCTGTTGAAGAGCTTAAAAAACAATCTAAACAAATAACCACAAGCAAAGAAATAGCTCAAGTGGGTTCCATCTCTGCAAATAGCGATGCGTCAATAGGCGAGATAATTGCAAAAGCAATGGATAAAGTTGGGAAAGAAGGCGTTATAACTGTCGAAGATGGTAAGTCTTTAGAAAATGAACTTGACGTAGTGGAAGGAATGCAATTTGATCGTGGCTACCTCTCTCCTTACTTCATTAATAATGCTGACAAGCAAGTTGCAGCCTTAGAAAACCCTTATGTTTTGATATATGACAAAAAAATCAGCAATATTCGTGATCTTTTGCCAATATTGGAACATGTTGCGAAATCTAGCAGACCACTATTAATCATAGCTGAAGATGTAGAAGGTGAAGCTTTAGCTACTTTAGTAGTAAATAATATTCGTGGAATATTAAAAACTACTGCTGTTAAAGCTCCTGGCTTTGGTGACAGAAGAAAAGCTATGCTAGAAGATATTGCTATACTTACCGGCGGTGTAGTTATTTCAGAAGAAACTGGCATGACCTTAGAAAAAGCATCTTTAGACGATCTAGGGCAAGCAAAACGTATAGAAATCGGCAAAGAAAACACCATAATAATAGATGGAGCTGGGGATAGCAAATCAATAGAAAATAGAGTTAAGCAAATAAGAGTACAGATAGAAGAATCTACATCTGACTATGACCGTGAAAAACTACAAGAAAGAGTGGCCAAGCTAGCTGGCGGAGTTGCCGTTATAAGAGTAGGGGCTGCTACTGAAGTAGAGATGAAAGAAAAGAAAGCAAGAGTAGATGATGCTCTACATGCTACGCGTGCTGCCGTAGAAGAAGGAGTTGTTGCAGGCGGTGGTGTAGCCTTACTCAGAGCAAAACAAGCTATTGCTAATCTAAAAGGAGATACTCCTGATCAAAATGCAGGAATTAAACTCATTCTAAGAGCTGTAGAGGAACCTTTGCGTACTATAGTTAATAATGCAGGAGAAGAAGCAAGTGTTGTAGTAAATAATGTATTAAATGGTAAAGGTAATTATGGTTATAATGCCGCTACTGGAGAATACACTGACTTGGTTGCACAAGGGGTCTTAGATCCAACTAAAGTAACCAGAACAGCTTTACAAAATGCAGCCTCAGTTGCCAGCTTATTATTAACTGCAGAAGCTGCCGTTGCTGAATTAGTTGAGGACAAACCAGTAGCAGCACCTTCTATGCCAGGTGGCATGGGTGGCATGGGCGGCATGGGTGGTATGGGTGGTATGGATTTCTAA
- the mgtE gene encoding magnesium transporter yields MKRIINDSQKKSLVIRRLDHDDVKNSLLEIQEYFKKHHHENDLEINISTNLNKSNIVHDLGSLINSLHTADIAFILESLQKDRRLIIWSLVDQNKQPNVLIEVENWVRESLIEAMSWHDLVSVTSTMDADELAYISTDLPSEVIAEIEKRLDDEERARLLEAMAYPEESVGALMDFEMVKVREDVTLEVVLRYLRRLQELPDHTDQIFVVDRQDKLQGVLPLVKILVNDPSDDVYNVMTRDFLTISPLDSDTDAAAAFERYDLVSAPVIDDYGRLIGRVTIADVVDVIQEDSNAQALSRAGLQEEDIFAPITTAILNRSPWLLVNLFTASISSFIASRFENTVSELVVLAFLMSIVAGIGGNSGNQTMTMVIRALATNHITERDLFPLLKREMILASFIGTSGGIVAAIFAWSMSNSVLIALVIMGAIICNVLIGTLVGVIVPMLRTHFNKDPAIGSSVLLTFATDSLGFIVFLGLSTIFLL; encoded by the coding sequence ATGAAAAGAATTATTAATGACTCTCAAAAAAAATCGTTGGTAATACGTCGACTAGATCATGACGATGTTAAAAATTCATTATTAGAAATACAAGAATATTTTAAAAAACATCATCATGAAAATGATTTAGAAATAAACATATCTACCAATTTAAACAAAAGTAACATAGTTCACGATCTAGGATCATTAATTAACTCTCTCCATACTGCTGATATTGCATTCATTTTAGAATCTTTACAAAAAGATAGAAGACTTATTATATGGTCTCTAGTTGATCAGAATAAACAACCTAATGTTCTTATAGAAGTAGAAAATTGGGTTAGAGAATCTCTTATTGAAGCAATGAGCTGGCATGATTTAGTTTCTGTAACAAGCACAATGGATGCCGATGAGCTAGCTTATATATCTACTGATCTACCATCAGAAGTTATAGCAGAAATAGAAAAAAGGCTAGATGATGAAGAACGCGCTAGACTTCTAGAGGCTATGGCCTATCCCGAAGAAAGTGTCGGGGCTCTAATGGACTTCGAGATGGTCAAGGTAAGAGAAGATGTAACACTTGAAGTTGTCCTTAGATACCTTAGACGATTGCAAGAACTTCCTGATCACACCGATCAAATATTTGTAGTAGATAGACAAGACAAACTACAAGGGGTTCTTCCTCTAGTAAAAATATTAGTCAATGATCCTAGTGATGATGTTTATAATGTAATGACTAGGGATTTCTTAACTATAAGCCCTTTAGATTCAGATACTGATGCGGCAGCAGCATTTGAAAGATATGATCTTGTTTCTGCTCCAGTAATAGATGATTATGGCCGACTAATCGGACGGGTAACAATAGCTGATGTAGTTGATGTAATTCAAGAAGATTCAAATGCTCAGGCTTTATCAAGAGCTGGATTACAAGAAGAAGATATATTTGCTCCAATAACAACTGCTATATTGAATAGGTCTCCGTGGCTTTTAGTGAATTTATTTACAGCTTCTATCTCTTCATTTATAGCATCCAGATTTGAAAATACAGTCAGTGAGCTTGTGGTGCTAGCTTTCCTTATGTCTATAGTAGCTGGAATTGGAGGCAACTCTGGAAATCAAACTATGACGATGGTAATTAGAGCACTTGCTACGAACCATATTACAGAGAGGGATCTATTTCCTTTGCTTAAAAGAGAAATGATTCTTGCATCTTTTATTGGCACTAGTGGAGGAATAGTTGCAGCTATATTTGCTTGGTCCATGTCAAATTCAGTTTTAATAGCATTAGTTATCATGGGAGCAATTATATGTAATGTACTTATAGGAACTTTAGTTGGAGTAATTGTTCCAATGCTTAGAACTCACTTCAATAAAGACCCAGCAATAGGGTCTTCAGTTCTTCTAACATTTGCTACTGATTCTCTAGGATTTATAGTTTTTTTAGGATTGTCTACAATATTCTTATTGTAA
- a CDS encoding co-chaperone GroES, with product MALRPLHDRVIVKRLDNERKTASGIVIPESAAEKPDQGEVLAVGPGKKTEDGKILPVDLRVGDKVLFGKYSGQSVKVDGEELLVIKEDEILAVIN from the coding sequence ATGGCTCTACGTCCTCTACACGATCGAGTGATCGTCAAACGTTTAGATAATGAAAGAAAAACTGCTTCTGGTATAGTTATCCCAGAAAGCGCAGCAGAAAAACCTGATCAAGGAGAGGTACTTGCTGTCGGCCCAGGTAAAAAAACTGAGGATGGCAAAATTTTACCAGTAGACTTAAGGGTTGGAGACAAAGTATTGTTCGGTAAATATTCTGGACAATCAGTTAAGGTAGATGGTGAAGAGTTGCTAGTAATAAAAGAAGATGAGATTCTTGCTGTAATCAACTAA
- the rsmA gene encoding 16S rRNA (adenine(1518)-N(6)/adenine(1519)-N(6))-dimethyltransferase RsmA: MSFKPRKRFGQNFLIDDSIIEKIMTAIDPKRTDSIIEIGPGLSALTAPLLDRVDCLIAIEIDKDLSRTLKNRHSSKKLMLIEKDVMDQDFSIFGNNIRIVGNLPYNISSPLLFHLMSVADIVRDQHFMLQKEVVDRMISKPSSKNYGRLSVMLQERYRIEKLFDVPSESFNPKPKVSSSMVRLIPLSDARNKPNDYLLFKKVVLEAFSKRRKTLRNSLKDLSKDIPWCKLKISPESRAEDISVEQFINLSDHFLKNTPIL; this comes from the coding sequence ATGAGTTTTAAACCTCGTAAGCGTTTTGGACAGAATTTTCTTATTGATGATAGCATTATAGAAAAAATAATGACGGCCATAGATCCTAAAAGAACTGATTCTATTATAGAGATAGGCCCCGGCTTATCAGCTTTGACGGCTCCTCTTTTAGACAGGGTAGATTGTTTAATTGCTATTGAGATAGACAAGGATTTATCCAGAACTTTAAAGAATAGACATTCTTCTAAAAAATTAATGCTTATAGAGAAGGATGTAATGGATCAAGATTTTAGTATATTCGGCAACAATATTAGAATAGTTGGAAATTTACCTTATAACATATCTAGTCCTTTGCTTTTTCATTTAATGTCTGTTGCTGATATCGTAAGAGACCAGCATTTTATGCTTCAAAAAGAGGTTGTTGATAGGATGATATCTAAACCTTCCAGTAAGAATTACGGCCGTCTTTCAGTTATGCTACAAGAACGTTATAGAATAGAAAAATTATTTGATGTTCCATCAGAATCGTTTAACCCTAAACCTAAAGTTTCTTCTTCTATGGTTAGATTAATCCCATTATCAGATGCTCGTAATAAGCCAAATGATTATTTATTATTTAAGAAAGTAGTTTTAGAAGCTTTCTCTAAACGAAGAAAAACATTGAGAAATTCCTTAAAGGATTTATCAAAGGATATTCCTTGGTGCAAATTAAAAATATCTCCTGAATCTAGAGCCGAAGATATTTCAGTTGAGCAATTCATTAATCTGTCAGATCATTTTTTAAAAAATACGCCAATATTATAG